TGTTGAAGGAACTGCGAGTCGCAATAACTGTACCGCAACGGACGCGAGATCGTGCTTATATGCTGCGCTTAAACGCTCAAGGCAGAACGTTCCAATGATAGCCAAGCTGTTTGAGTGCCATGAACATACCGTGAGACCGACGATTAAGCGATGGCAGGCAGGGGGATTCTCGGGACTGTGGGAGGCAACGGGACGGGGGCACTGTGCTGTTAAGGAGTGAAGCCCTCAAATCCTCTGGATAATAGTATTTCGGAGATCTTCAAGGGCCGCTCAATCAATCCCATCGCCAATAGCCCTCCGGAAAACCTTAGATGTACTGGAAGTACCCAGCAGAAAGGTTCAGCCCAGTTACATCTTTGACAATTCCCACCAACTCATCCACCGTGTCATCCCGATAGATCGCTGTGCCAGAGATGCCACCAATGGGGGACGCTGCTAAGACATAATTACTGGCAGCACCTGTCAGTTGAATTACATCCACTGCTGTGCTGAAATCAGTAATCAATGCATAATCAGAGATCCCAGAGGTGGAACTATTGCCATCGTTGTAGAACCCAGCTAAGGCAAATAGATCATTCCCTGCTCCCCCCGTGAGGGTGTCAATGGCACCCACCCCTAAATCTCCACTCCCAGCCCCCGTCAGGGTATCAGCACCATCACCTCCACTGAGATTATCTCTGCCTGCACCCCCCATTAGACTATCTGCTCCCGCTCCCCCACTGAGACTGTTATTAACCGTGCTGCCAATCAGGGTGTCATTGAAGGCAGAACCGCCGAGGTTCTCAATACTAATGAGCACATCCCCAACTGCATCGCCCCCACTCCCGGTGCCCGTGCTCAAGTTGACGGATACAGCTACACTCGATGCACTGTAATTTGCACTGTCAGTGCCAGTTCCACCGTCGAGACTATCGGCTCCAACTCCTCCGGTAA
Above is a genomic segment from Neosynechococcus sphagnicola sy1 containing:
- a CDS encoding calcium-binding protein codes for the protein MLSNIENLSGSAFNDTLIGNSLNNSLTGGAGNDSLVGDLGNDNLTGGVGADSLDGGTGTDSANYSASSVAVSVNLSTGTGSGGDAVGDVLISIENLGGSAFNDTLIGSTVNNSLSGGAGADSLMGGAGRDNLSGGDGADTLTGAGSGDLGVGAIDTLTGGAGNDLFALAGFYNDGNSSTSGISDYALITDFSTAVDVIQLTGAASNYVLAASPIGGISGTAIYRDDTVDELVGIVKDVTGLNLSAGYFQYI
- a CDS encoding helix-turn-helix domain-containing protein gives rise to the protein MSNIERSRRRNVEGTASRNNCTATDARSCLYAALKRSRQNVPMIAKLFECHEHTVRPTIKRWQAGGFSGLWEATGRGHCAVKE